The Etheostoma cragini isolate CJK2018 chromosome 5, CSU_Ecrag_1.0, whole genome shotgun sequence genome contains a region encoding:
- the hnf1a gene encoding hepatocyte nuclear factor 1-alpha isoform X1, with the protein MEERIEERPGAAMAKPSRLTALQEQLIWALLGSGLSRDILVQAMGELERDRTSAGTERGERGDGESSEEGEMDFPPPIFRELEKLHPEEAAKLRAEVDHLLQEDPWHVAKMVKSYMQQHNLPQREVVESTGLNQSHLSQHLNKGTPMKNQKRASLYTWYVKKRGEISQQFTNAKHGLGSAEEQGEESKKGRRNRFKWGPASLQILFHAYDRQKNPSKEEREGLVEDCNRAECHQRGVSPSQLAGLGSNLVTEVRVYNWFANRRKEEAFRHKLALDTPFTNQSASSSHPNLPPSPEHVYWGLTSCFPGVKYSQQILCESVSSARGSTGERVGRLVVSPIQLEPSHTLLETHNHKLVSGGGPLPPVSTLTSLHSLSASPASSQGLIMASLPSVMSLGESSLLIGLASTQSQTVPVINNVGGGFTTLQPISFQQQLHGSPQQPLSHHLQSHMGASPFMATMAQLPCHMYNKLDSPQYHSSSLLSQAMFIADSGGLGTLTSLTAVRQNLTADPEEETDRPLQEDTLHLQPHTPVPASSESLQLYPASQTTESHQSHLLSPSPTDISTYIPTQMVSTAQ; encoded by the exons ATGGAAGAGAGGATAGAGGAGAGGCCTGGAGCAGCCATGGCGAAGCCCAGCCGTTTGACTGCCCTTCAGGAGCAGTTGATCTGGGCCTTGCTGGGATCTGGACTGTCCCGGGATATCCTGGTCCAAGCCATGGGGGAATTGGAGCGAGACAGGACGAGTGCTGGCAccgagaggggagagagaggggacgGAGAGAGCTCTGAGGAGGGAGAAATGGATTTTCCACCGCCTATATTCCGAGAGCTGGAGAAGCTTCACCCAGAGGAGGCGGCCAAACTGAGGGCTGAAGTTGACCATCTACTGCA GGAGGACCCCTGGCACGTTGCTAAAATGGTGAAAAGCTACATGCAGCAGCACAACCTCCCTCAGAGAGAGGTGGTGGAGTCCACCGGACTCAACCAGTCCCATCTCTCCCAGCACCTCAACAAAGGCACGCCCATGAAGAATCAAAAGAGAGCGTCTCTGTACACCTGGTACGTCAAGAAGCGAGGCGAGATCAGCCAGC AATTTACCAACGCCAAACATGGCCTTGGCTCTGCGGAGGAGCAAGGAGAGGAGTCTAAGAAAGGACGGAGGAACAGATTCAAATGGGGTCCAGCGTCCCTGCAGATTCTATTCCACGCATACGATCGACAGAAGAACCCTagcaaagaggagagagaggggttaGTGGAGGATTGTAACAG GGCAGAGTGTCATCAGAGGGGGGTGTCTCCCTCCCAGCTCGCTGGCCTTGGTTCTAACCTGGTTACCGAGGTCCGCGTGTACAACTGGTTCGCCAACCGCCGCAAAGAGGAGGCCTTCCGTCACAAACTGGCTCTCGACACACCTTTTACCAACCAATCTGCCTCCTCTTCTCACCCCAACCTCCCACCGAGCCCTGAGCATG TGTATTGGGGCCTGACATCTTGTTTTCCAGGGGTGAAATACAGCCAGCAGATCCTTTGCGAAAGCGTGAGCTCAGCCAGAGGAAGCACAGGAGAGAGAGTGGGACGTCTGGTGGTCAGCCCCATTCAACTGGAGCCCAGCCACACACTTCTCGAGACACATAACCACAAGCTG GTTTCCGGCGGTGGCCCACTGCCCCCAGTAAGCACTCTGACCTCGCTGCACAGTCTGTCTGCGTCCCCTGCCTCCTCACAGGGCCTCATCATGGCCTCCCTGCCCAGCGTCATGAGCCTGGGGGAGTCCTCGCTTCTCATTG GTTTAGCCTCCACGCAGTCTCAGACCGTGCCTGTAATCAACAATGTGGGGGGCGGTTTCACCACTCTCCAGCCAATCTCATTCCAGCAGCAGCTTCACGGCTCTCCCCAGCAGCCATTATCACACCATCTCCAGAGTCATATGGGTGCCAGTCCCTTCATGGCAACCATGGCGCAGCTGCCATGTCACA TGTACAACAAGTTGGATTCGCCCCAGTACCATTCGTCTAGTCTGCTGTCTCAAGCCATGTTCATCGCTGACAGTGGGGGCCTGGGGACGCTGACCAGCCTCACTGCCGTCAGACAG AATCTAACAGCAGATCCTGAGGAAGAGACAGATCGACCTCTACAAGAAGACACTCTCCACCTGCAGCCGCACACACCTGTGCCAG cTTCCTCCGAGAGCCTCCAGCTGTATCCTGCTTCTCAGACCACAGAAAGTCATCAGTCTCATCTGCTCTCCCCTTCACCAACAGACATCAGCACTTACATCCCTACACAAATGGTCTCTACTGCACAGTAG
- the hnf1a gene encoding hepatocyte nuclear factor 1-alpha isoform X2 produces MEERIEERPGAAMAKPSRLTALQEQLIWALLGSGLSRDILVQAMGELERDRTSAGTERGERGDGESSEEGEMDFPPPIFRELEKLHPEEAAKLRAEVDHLLQEDPWHVAKMVKSYMQQHNLPQREVVESTGLNQSHLSQHLNKGTPMKNQKRASLYTWYVKKRGEISQQFTNAKHGLGSAEEQGEESKKGRRNRFKWGPASLQILFHAYDRQKNPSKEEREGLVEDCNRAECHQRGVSPSQLAGLGSNLVTEVRVYNWFANRRKEEAFRHKLALDTPFTNQSASSSHPNLPPSPEHGVKYSQQILCESVSSARGSTGERVGRLVVSPIQLEPSHTLLETHNHKLVSGGGPLPPVSTLTSLHSLSASPASSQGLIMASLPSVMSLGESSLLIGLASTQSQTVPVINNVGGGFTTLQPISFQQQLHGSPQQPLSHHLQSHMGASPFMATMAQLPCHMYNKLDSPQYHSSSLLSQAMFIADSGGLGTLTSLTAVRQNLTADPEEETDRPLQEDTLHLQPHTPVPASSESLQLYPASQTTESHQSHLLSPSPTDISTYIPTQMVSTAQ; encoded by the exons ATGGAAGAGAGGATAGAGGAGAGGCCTGGAGCAGCCATGGCGAAGCCCAGCCGTTTGACTGCCCTTCAGGAGCAGTTGATCTGGGCCTTGCTGGGATCTGGACTGTCCCGGGATATCCTGGTCCAAGCCATGGGGGAATTGGAGCGAGACAGGACGAGTGCTGGCAccgagaggggagagagaggggacgGAGAGAGCTCTGAGGAGGGAGAAATGGATTTTCCACCGCCTATATTCCGAGAGCTGGAGAAGCTTCACCCAGAGGAGGCGGCCAAACTGAGGGCTGAAGTTGACCATCTACTGCA GGAGGACCCCTGGCACGTTGCTAAAATGGTGAAAAGCTACATGCAGCAGCACAACCTCCCTCAGAGAGAGGTGGTGGAGTCCACCGGACTCAACCAGTCCCATCTCTCCCAGCACCTCAACAAAGGCACGCCCATGAAGAATCAAAAGAGAGCGTCTCTGTACACCTGGTACGTCAAGAAGCGAGGCGAGATCAGCCAGC AATTTACCAACGCCAAACATGGCCTTGGCTCTGCGGAGGAGCAAGGAGAGGAGTCTAAGAAAGGACGGAGGAACAGATTCAAATGGGGTCCAGCGTCCCTGCAGATTCTATTCCACGCATACGATCGACAGAAGAACCCTagcaaagaggagagagaggggttaGTGGAGGATTGTAACAG GGCAGAGTGTCATCAGAGGGGGGTGTCTCCCTCCCAGCTCGCTGGCCTTGGTTCTAACCTGGTTACCGAGGTCCGCGTGTACAACTGGTTCGCCAACCGCCGCAAAGAGGAGGCCTTCCGTCACAAACTGGCTCTCGACACACCTTTTACCAACCAATCTGCCTCCTCTTCTCACCCCAACCTCCCACCGAGCCCTGAGCATG GGGTGAAATACAGCCAGCAGATCCTTTGCGAAAGCGTGAGCTCAGCCAGAGGAAGCACAGGAGAGAGAGTGGGACGTCTGGTGGTCAGCCCCATTCAACTGGAGCCCAGCCACACACTTCTCGAGACACATAACCACAAGCTG GTTTCCGGCGGTGGCCCACTGCCCCCAGTAAGCACTCTGACCTCGCTGCACAGTCTGTCTGCGTCCCCTGCCTCCTCACAGGGCCTCATCATGGCCTCCCTGCCCAGCGTCATGAGCCTGGGGGAGTCCTCGCTTCTCATTG GTTTAGCCTCCACGCAGTCTCAGACCGTGCCTGTAATCAACAATGTGGGGGGCGGTTTCACCACTCTCCAGCCAATCTCATTCCAGCAGCAGCTTCACGGCTCTCCCCAGCAGCCATTATCACACCATCTCCAGAGTCATATGGGTGCCAGTCCCTTCATGGCAACCATGGCGCAGCTGCCATGTCACA TGTACAACAAGTTGGATTCGCCCCAGTACCATTCGTCTAGTCTGCTGTCTCAAGCCATGTTCATCGCTGACAGTGGGGGCCTGGGGACGCTGACCAGCCTCACTGCCGTCAGACAG AATCTAACAGCAGATCCTGAGGAAGAGACAGATCGACCTCTACAAGAAGACACTCTCCACCTGCAGCCGCACACACCTGTGCCAG cTTCCTCCGAGAGCCTCCAGCTGTATCCTGCTTCTCAGACCACAGAAAGTCATCAGTCTCATCTGCTCTCCCCTTCACCAACAGACATCAGCACTTACATCCCTACACAAATGGTCTCTACTGCACAGTAG
- the c5h12orf43 gene encoding protein CUSTOS isoform X3 has protein sequence MTNRLHYPESSAQNRHHRGPMLLIMAAAAKKVVTVDSSSSDDEALKRCREAVWNIRSDKNKDEDSNVQQSKRVVVADHDHDGNELQVTKGFQIHVAKKLGHLLDSSITEMQTETLSCVKSSKCGGSDDEGFRLFSTSVLGQTADETPAPVRRRPVPSSSDSDSEMETRLREAAVSLKDLFHTSSQPSTLCTPSAELPCSEKVKKKTKVAEGEENYVKKKKKKRKSNQESEQVDSESSPLNAQRNGENTSEQEHTQVKVKVKRKKKKKRELHTEEEALN, from the exons ATGACGAACAGACTGCATTACCCAGAATCCTCAGCTCAAAACAGACATCACCGGGGGCCCATGCTTTTAATCATGGCGGCCGCCGCTAAAAAGGTGGTTACTGTTGACTCTAGCAGTAGTGACGATGAAGCGCTTAAAAGATGTCGCGAGGCAGTTTGGAACATacgaagtgacaaaaacaaag ATGAGGACAGCAATGTACAACAGTCAAAGCG TGTTGTTGTCGCTGACCATGACCACGATGGCAACGAGCTCCAGGTCACCAAAGGGTTTCAAATACACGTTGCTAAAAAGTTGGGACATCTGCTTGACAG TTCCATTACAGAGATGCAGACTGAGACTTTATCCTGTGTGAAATCATCTAAATGTGGTGgtagtgatgatga AGGATTTCGTCTGTTTTCTACGTCAGTCCTGGGACAGACAGCTGATGAAACTCCAGCCCCTGTGAGGCGTCGGCCTGTTCCCAGCTCAag TGACAGCGATAGTGAGATGGAAACAAGGCTGAGGGAGGCAGCGGTGTCTCTCAAAGATCTCTTCCACACGTCGTCCCAGCCCTCTACACTCTGCACTCCCTCAGCAGAGCTTCCCTGCTCcgaaaaagtaaagaaaaagacgAAAGtggcagagggagaggaaaactatgttaagaagaagaagaaaaagaggaaatcaaATCAAGAGAGCGAACAGGTGGACTCTGAAAGTTCTCCTCTTAATGCTCAAAGAAATGGTGAGAACACCTCAGAGCAGGAACACACgcaagtcaaagtcaaagtgaaacggaaaaagaaaaaaaagcgaGAATtacacacagaggaagaagcTTTGAACTGA
- the c5h12orf43 gene encoding protein CUSTOS isoform X2: MTNRLHYPESSAQNRHHRGPMLLIMAAAAKKVVTVDSSSSDDEALKRCREAVWNIRSDKNKDEDSNVQQSKRVVVADHDHDGNELQVTKGFQIHVAKKLGHLLDSSITEMQTETLSCVKSSKCGGSDDDDDGFRLFSTSVLGQTADETPAPVRRRPVPSSSDSDSEMETRLREAAVSLKDLFHTSSQPSTLCTPSAELPCSEKVKKKTKVAEGEENYVKKKKKKRKSNQESEQVDSESSPLNAQRNGENTSEQEHTQVKVKVKRKKKKKRELHTEEEALN, encoded by the exons ATGACGAACAGACTGCATTACCCAGAATCCTCAGCTCAAAACAGACATCACCGGGGGCCCATGCTTTTAATCATGGCGGCCGCCGCTAAAAAGGTGGTTACTGTTGACTCTAGCAGTAGTGACGATGAAGCGCTTAAAAGATGTCGCGAGGCAGTTTGGAACATacgaagtgacaaaaacaaag ATGAGGACAGCAATGTACAACAGTCAAAGCG TGTTGTTGTCGCTGACCATGACCACGATGGCAACGAGCTCCAGGTCACCAAAGGGTTTCAAATACACGTTGCTAAAAAGTTGGGACATCTGCTTGACAG TTCCATTACAGAGATGCAGACTGAGACTTTATCCTGTGTGAAATCATCTAAATGTGGTGgtagtgatgatgatgatgatg GATTTCGTCTGTTTTCTACGTCAGTCCTGGGACAGACAGCTGATGAAACTCCAGCCCCTGTGAGGCGTCGGCCTGTTCCCAGCTCAag TGACAGCGATAGTGAGATGGAAACAAGGCTGAGGGAGGCAGCGGTGTCTCTCAAAGATCTCTTCCACACGTCGTCCCAGCCCTCTACACTCTGCACTCCCTCAGCAGAGCTTCCCTGCTCcgaaaaagtaaagaaaaagacgAAAGtggcagagggagaggaaaactatgttaagaagaagaagaaaaagaggaaatcaaATCAAGAGAGCGAACAGGTGGACTCTGAAAGTTCTCCTCTTAATGCTCAAAGAAATGGTGAGAACACCTCAGAGCAGGAACACACgcaagtcaaagtcaaagtgaaacggaaaaagaaaaaaaagcgaGAATtacacacagaggaagaagcTTTGAACTGA
- the c5h12orf43 gene encoding protein CUSTOS isoform X1 — MTNRLHYPESSAQNRHHRGPMLLIMAAAAKKVVTVDSSSSDDEALKRCREAVWNIRSDKNKDEDSNVQQSKRVVVADHDHDGNELQVTKGFQIHVAKKLGHLLDSSITEMQTETLSCVKSSKCGGSDDDDDGKVEGFRLFSTSVLGQTADETPAPVRRRPVPSSSDSDSEMETRLREAAVSLKDLFHTSSQPSTLCTPSAELPCSEKVKKKTKVAEGEENYVKKKKKKRKSNQESEQVDSESSPLNAQRNGENTSEQEHTQVKVKVKRKKKKKRELHTEEEALN, encoded by the exons ATGACGAACAGACTGCATTACCCAGAATCCTCAGCTCAAAACAGACATCACCGGGGGCCCATGCTTTTAATCATGGCGGCCGCCGCTAAAAAGGTGGTTACTGTTGACTCTAGCAGTAGTGACGATGAAGCGCTTAAAAGATGTCGCGAGGCAGTTTGGAACATacgaagtgacaaaaacaaag ATGAGGACAGCAATGTACAACAGTCAAAGCG TGTTGTTGTCGCTGACCATGACCACGATGGCAACGAGCTCCAGGTCACCAAAGGGTTTCAAATACACGTTGCTAAAAAGTTGGGACATCTGCTTGACAG TTCCATTACAGAGATGCAGACTGAGACTTTATCCTGTGTGAAATCATCTAAATGTGGTGgtagtgatgatgatgatgatggtaaggttga AGGATTTCGTCTGTTTTCTACGTCAGTCCTGGGACAGACAGCTGATGAAACTCCAGCCCCTGTGAGGCGTCGGCCTGTTCCCAGCTCAag TGACAGCGATAGTGAGATGGAAACAAGGCTGAGGGAGGCAGCGGTGTCTCTCAAAGATCTCTTCCACACGTCGTCCCAGCCCTCTACACTCTGCACTCCCTCAGCAGAGCTTCCCTGCTCcgaaaaagtaaagaaaaagacgAAAGtggcagagggagaggaaaactatgttaagaagaagaagaaaaagaggaaatcaaATCAAGAGAGCGAACAGGTGGACTCTGAAAGTTCTCCTCTTAATGCTCAAAGAAATGGTGAGAACACCTCAGAGCAGGAACACACgcaagtcaaagtcaaagtgaaacggaaaaagaaaaaaaagcgaGAATtacacacagaggaagaagcTTTGAACTGA